The Aggregicoccus sp. 17bor-14 genome has a window encoding:
- a CDS encoding prepilin-type N-terminal cleavage/methylation domain-containing protein — protein sequence MSQRRVPPSPRGFTLLETVVALAILALALMAIFDLNAGAVANHAYTKKLTVATLLARSKMTDLEQQLYDKGFSNDDDEESGDFSEEGWSQFKWRARILAPKTQGVSPEQMVSAIFNVPMGTGGLQEMLDSFGGKGGKDGAANPALPPGATQDASAGIAGAMGPLIQGQFTQMIDQITKSVREVHLTVSWKDGTQVESFDLVTHVVSLGTGSDRNGGQAAESGVVTNTPGSGGGDGAPPADGQQPPGPMYAADGTMVPAAMITGRGGQWINKYTGQIMYASPPAGAGQNNGNWRPTPGTQPPGFNKSGSVFQ from the coding sequence ATGAGCCAGCGCCGCGTACCTCCGAGCCCCCGGGGCTTCACGCTGCTCGAGACCGTCGTCGCGCTCGCCATCCTGGCGCTCGCGCTGATGGCCATCTTCGACCTGAACGCGGGCGCGGTGGCCAACCACGCGTACACGAAGAAGCTCACCGTGGCGACGCTGCTCGCGCGCTCGAAGATGACGGACCTGGAGCAGCAGCTCTACGACAAGGGCTTCTCCAACGACGACGACGAGGAGTCCGGCGACTTCTCCGAAGAGGGCTGGAGCCAGTTCAAGTGGCGCGCCCGCATCCTCGCGCCCAAGACGCAGGGCGTGTCCCCGGAGCAGATGGTGAGCGCCATCTTCAACGTGCCGATGGGCACGGGCGGGCTGCAGGAGATGCTGGACTCGTTCGGGGGCAAGGGCGGCAAGGACGGGGCGGCCAACCCCGCACTGCCTCCGGGTGCGACCCAGGACGCATCGGCAGGCATCGCGGGCGCCATGGGCCCGCTCATCCAGGGGCAGTTCACCCAGATGATCGACCAGATCACCAAGAGCGTGCGCGAGGTGCACCTCACCGTGTCCTGGAAGGACGGGACGCAGGTGGAGAGCTTCGACCTGGTGACGCACGTGGTCTCGCTGGGCACGGGCTCGGACCGCAACGGCGGCCAGGCGGCGGAGTCCGGGGTTGTGACGAACACGCCTGGCAGTGGTGGCGGTGATGGCGCTCCGCCTGCCGACGGCCAGCAGCCCCCCGGGCCGATGTACGCCGCGGATGGCACGATGGTGCCCGCGGCGATGATCACGGGCCGCGGTGGGCAGTGGATCAACAAGTACACCGGGCAGATCATGTACGCCTCGCCTCCCGCGGGCGCTGGCCAGAACAACGGGAACTGGCGCCCCACCCCGGGCACTCAGCCGCCGGGCTTCAACAAGAGCGGGAGCGTGTTCCAATGA
- the pilM gene encoding pilus assembly protein PilM — MARILGLDLGSYSVKGLVLDSSGRSPTPKAYAEVRRAEGEPVETLRAALQQLLTQHPELRADQVIIALPGASLATHQLTLPFNDPKRLDSVVPFEVEGQLPYDLSEAVFDYQVTTQKEKASDLLVGVVRKDELAPLLQTLADLKLDPRIVTHPGVAYQNLLLQHPALFDGAAEAEAVALVDIGQDRTTVAIGKPGVGVEFARTFAGGGRELSRALAVEFNTPLPEAHHWKEAHGAMASAAVGPDAERAAAAFARGLQPLLRELRPTLKSYTARSRKRVGAVFLCGGSARMPGLAEQLGRDLNLPTSLLPLPADVAAVAPAEIQPSATQAYALALRGAASGAKAPRFNLRRGEFSFKGSYDYVRDRLGLVGAFAATLLVLLIVGGIVRNQVLARREHQVDAMLCETTKRILGTCETNYDRALNLLRGQESPAAALPKTSAVELLAELTAKVPADVPVTFDRILVDPDRVQLMGTTDSSKQIDSLTAALRSHRCVKEVQEGKVERTREGNKVTFRLSIQVQCPAEQRAEG, encoded by the coding sequence ATGGCCCGCATCCTTGGCCTCGATCTCGGCAGCTACTCGGTGAAGGGGCTCGTCCTGGACAGCTCCGGGCGTAGCCCCACGCCCAAGGCCTACGCCGAGGTGCGCCGCGCGGAAGGCGAGCCGGTGGAGACGCTGCGCGCGGCGCTGCAGCAGCTCCTCACGCAGCATCCGGAGCTGCGCGCGGACCAGGTGATCATCGCGCTGCCGGGCGCCTCGCTCGCCACGCACCAGCTCACGCTGCCCTTCAACGACCCCAAGCGCCTGGACTCGGTGGTGCCCTTCGAAGTGGAGGGACAGCTCCCCTACGATCTCTCCGAGGCCGTGTTCGACTACCAGGTCACCACGCAGAAGGAGAAGGCGAGCGACCTGCTGGTGGGCGTGGTGCGCAAGGACGAGCTCGCCCCGCTGCTGCAGACGCTCGCGGACCTGAAGCTGGACCCGCGCATCGTCACGCACCCGGGCGTCGCCTACCAGAACCTGCTCCTGCAGCACCCCGCCCTCTTCGACGGCGCGGCGGAGGCGGAGGCGGTAGCGCTGGTGGACATCGGTCAGGATCGCACCACGGTGGCCATCGGCAAGCCGGGGGTGGGCGTGGAGTTCGCGCGCACCTTCGCCGGCGGCGGCCGCGAGCTCAGCCGCGCGCTGGCCGTGGAGTTCAACACCCCGCTGCCCGAGGCGCACCACTGGAAGGAGGCGCACGGGGCCATGGCCAGCGCCGCGGTGGGCCCGGACGCGGAGCGCGCCGCGGCGGCCTTCGCGCGCGGCCTGCAGCCGCTCCTGCGCGAGCTGCGTCCCACGCTCAAGAGCTACACGGCGCGCAGCCGCAAGCGCGTGGGCGCGGTGTTCCTGTGCGGCGGCAGCGCGCGCATGCCGGGGCTCGCCGAGCAGCTGGGGCGGGACCTGAACCTGCCCACGAGCCTCCTGCCCCTGCCCGCGGACGTGGCGGCCGTGGCCCCGGCGGAGATCCAGCCCTCCGCCACCCAGGCCTACGCGCTCGCGCTTCGCGGCGCGGCCTCGGGCGCCAAGGCGCCGCGCTTCAACCTGCGCCGCGGCGAGTTCAGCTTCAAGGGCAGCTACGACTACGTGCGCGACCGGCTGGGGCTGGTGGGCGCCTTCGCCGCCACGCTGCTGGTGCTGCTCATCGTGGGCGGCATCGTGCGCAACCAGGTCCTCGCGCGGCGCGAGCACCAGGTGGACGCGATGCTGTGCGAGACCACGAAGCGCATCCTGGGCACCTGCGAGACGAACTACGACCGCGCGCTCAACCTGCTGCGCGGCCAGGAGAGCCCCGCGGCGGCGCTGCCGAAGACGAGCGCGGTGGAGCTGCTCGCGGAGCTCACTGCCAAGGTGCCCGCGGACGTGCCGGTGACCTTCGACCGCATCCTGGTGGACCCGGACCGCGTGCAGCTGATGGGCACCACGGACAGCTCCAAGCAGATCGACTCGCTCACCGCCGCCCTTCGCTCGCACCGCTGCGTGAAGGAGGTGCAGGAGGGCAAGGTGGAGCGCACGCGGGAGGGCAACAAGGTGACCTTCCGGCTCAGCATCCAGGTGCAGTGCCCCGCCGAGCAGCGGGCGGAGGGTTAG
- the gspM gene encoding type II secretion system protein GspM, which produces MDNLKEQLKALLANARAWFERLNAREQRMVGGLAAAFTVFLLFIILFSFSSSADGYRTRTKQKVAKLQEVQTLATSYREAEQARQQVEQQLTQSDVRLISYIEEKATAAGLEVPSFNPKPDVSLGDGRIVESSVELTFTDVDLREFTDFLKTVESGPGMVKVKNLRLDPRPGSDTLAASTTVATYKMKP; this is translated from the coding sequence ATGGACAACCTCAAGGAACAGCTCAAGGCGCTGCTGGCCAACGCACGCGCGTGGTTCGAGCGGCTCAACGCGCGCGAGCAGCGGATGGTGGGCGGGCTCGCCGCGGCCTTCACCGTCTTCCTGCTCTTCATCATCCTCTTCTCCTTCTCCTCGAGCGCTGACGGATACCGCACCCGCACGAAGCAGAAGGTGGCGAAGCTGCAGGAGGTGCAGACGCTCGCGACCAGCTACCGCGAGGCGGAGCAGGCGCGCCAGCAGGTGGAGCAGCAGCTCACCCAGTCGGACGTGCGCCTCATCAGCTACATCGAGGAGAAGGCCACGGCGGCGGGGCTCGAGGTGCCGTCGTTCAATCCCAAGCCGGACGTGAGCCTGGGTGACGGGCGCATCGTGGAGAGCTCCGTGGAGCTCACCTTCACGGACGTGGACCTGCGCGAGTTCACCGACTTCCTCAAGACGGTGGAGAGCGGCCCCGGCATGGTGAAGGTGAAGAACCTGCGCCTGGATCCCCGCCCCGGCAGCGACACGCTCGCCGCGTCCACCACCGTCGCCACCTACAAGATGAAGCCCTGA
- a CDS encoding S46 family peptidase gives MTKTLVLALALAASPALAVEGKWTPQQVLELSPAWLKAQGLQVSPQRLWDPKRGTGLLAATVNTGGCSGSFISGTGLIITNHHCAFGIIQEHSTSGKDLITQGFLAQSREQELPGKGARVQVPRSFTDVTKQVLAAVPAGATDAQRFKAIEGKQKQLVADCEKRPATRCQVAVFDGGLTYTLIDAVELKDVRLVYAPPRAVGEYGGEEDNWMWPRHTGDFSIIRAYTAPDGSSAPFSEKNVPYKAEFFFPLATQGVQPGDFVMVLGYPGRTYRELLGEEMAERQARAYPRLRDAGGEYIRIMDEEGEKSPEGKIRLASNVKSLNNRWKNAAGQLDGLARGHLVEKQLARDAEVVKWAQGKAQYAEGLKAHDELLRLQQEAGKTFEREFLLGFVGSGARAVSLATTLNRLAVQRQKPDLERRPAYMERELAGLKDRLEREQTNYFLPADRRLFLAFVRRAQALGPQERIAAVDKHFGGRFDERAVLAKIDQLYAGSKVMDAAERMKMFTETPDQLAARKDPLLAFGADLAQELEALEEVQDARAGASLRLRPEWRKLVLAHAGKPVAPDANSTLRVTFAHVKGYAPRDGVVYTPQTTLTGMMAKRTGKEPFEVPEKVAQAAEAKRFGPWMDKRLGDVPVDFLADADTTGGNSGSPTVNGKGQLVGVNFDRVWENVANDFGYNPDIARNVNVDVRYVLWNLDQVENADALLRELGVRKGPAPAAAPGSR, from the coding sequence ATGACCAAGACCCTCGTTCTGGCACTGGCCCTGGCGGCCTCCCCCGCGCTCGCGGTGGAGGGGAAGTGGACCCCGCAGCAGGTCCTCGAGCTGTCTCCTGCGTGGCTCAAGGCGCAGGGGCTGCAGGTGTCCCCGCAGCGGCTCTGGGATCCCAAGCGGGGCACCGGCCTGCTCGCGGCGACGGTGAACACCGGCGGCTGCTCCGGCTCGTTCATCTCGGGCACCGGCCTCATCATCACCAACCACCACTGCGCCTTCGGCATCATCCAGGAGCACAGCACCAGCGGGAAGGACCTCATCACCCAGGGCTTCCTCGCCCAGAGCCGCGAGCAGGAGCTGCCGGGCAAGGGCGCGCGCGTGCAGGTGCCGCGCAGCTTCACGGACGTGACGAAGCAGGTGCTCGCCGCGGTGCCCGCGGGCGCCACGGACGCGCAGCGCTTCAAGGCCATCGAGGGCAAGCAGAAGCAGCTGGTGGCCGACTGCGAGAAGCGCCCCGCCACGCGCTGCCAGGTGGCGGTGTTCGACGGCGGGCTCACCTACACGCTCATCGACGCGGTGGAGCTCAAGGACGTGCGCCTCGTGTACGCGCCGCCGCGCGCCGTGGGCGAGTACGGCGGCGAGGAGGACAACTGGATGTGGCCGCGCCACACCGGTGACTTCTCCATCATCCGCGCCTACACCGCGCCGGATGGCTCGAGCGCCCCGTTCAGCGAGAAGAACGTGCCCTACAAGGCCGAGTTCTTCTTCCCGCTCGCGACCCAGGGCGTGCAGCCCGGCGACTTCGTGATGGTGCTGGGCTACCCGGGCCGCACCTACCGCGAGCTGCTCGGCGAGGAGATGGCGGAGCGCCAGGCGCGCGCCTACCCGCGCCTGCGCGACGCGGGCGGCGAGTACATCCGCATCATGGACGAGGAGGGGGAGAAGAGCCCCGAGGGGAAGATCCGCCTCGCCTCCAACGTGAAGAGCCTGAACAACCGCTGGAAGAACGCGGCCGGGCAGCTCGACGGGCTCGCGCGCGGGCACCTGGTGGAGAAGCAGCTCGCGCGCGACGCCGAGGTCGTGAAGTGGGCCCAGGGCAAGGCGCAGTACGCCGAGGGCCTGAAGGCGCACGACGAGCTGCTGCGCCTGCAGCAGGAGGCGGGCAAGACCTTCGAGCGCGAGTTCCTGCTCGGCTTCGTGGGCTCCGGCGCGCGCGCCGTGTCGCTCGCCACCACGCTGAACCGCCTCGCCGTGCAGCGGCAGAAGCCGGACCTCGAGCGCCGCCCCGCGTACATGGAGCGCGAGCTCGCGGGGCTCAAGGATCGGCTCGAGCGCGAGCAGACCAACTACTTCCTGCCCGCGGACCGCCGCCTCTTCCTCGCCTTCGTGCGCCGCGCCCAGGCGCTCGGGCCCCAGGAGCGCATCGCGGCGGTGGACAAGCACTTCGGTGGCCGCTTCGACGAGCGCGCGGTGCTCGCGAAGATCGACCAGCTCTACGCCGGCTCCAAGGTGATGGACGCGGCCGAGCGCATGAAGATGTTCACGGAGACCCCCGACCAGCTCGCGGCGCGCAAGGACCCGCTGCTCGCCTTCGGCGCGGACCTCGCGCAGGAGCTCGAGGCGCTCGAGGAGGTGCAGGACGCGCGGGCCGGCGCCTCGCTGCGCCTGCGCCCCGAGTGGCGCAAGCTGGTGCTCGCCCACGCGGGCAAGCCCGTGGCCCCGGACGCCAACAGCACCCTGCGCGTCACCTTCGCGCACGTGAAGGGCTACGCCCCGCGCGACGGCGTCGTGTACACCCCGCAGACCACGCTCACCGGGATGATGGCCAAGCGCACCGGGAAGGAGCCCTTCGAGGTGCCCGAGAAGGTGGCCCAGGCGGCCGAGGCCAAGCGCTTCGGACCCTGGATGGACAAGCGCCTCGGGGACGTGCCGGTGGACTTCCTCGCGGACGCGGACACCACGGGCGGCAACTCCGGCAGCCCCACCGTCAACGGCAAGGGGCAGCTGGTGGGCGTGAACTTCGACCGCGTCTGGGAGAACGTGGCCAACGACTTCGGCTACAACCCGGACATCGCGCGCAACGTGAACGTGGACGTGCGCTACGTGCTCTGGAACCTGGACCAGGTGGAGAACGCGGACGCGCTCCTGCGCGAGCTGGGCGTGCGCAAGGGCCCCGCGCCCGCGGCCGCTCCGGGCTCCCGCTAG
- the gspN gene encoding type II secretion system protein GspN, whose amino-acid sequence MPTETKTPRWQLALAYGAFAFIALLLCLALTFPYDTLRARIVTEAAAAGYAVRIGNLRPGLHGITATDVRLSKPAQPLPPETLDALVTGGVVVGDLGEALAIKSVAFRPSLLPLGVSLHADALGGTVTGAVGGLGTRAVRLHLEDLDTTQGNLKGFSGLDLEGKLSGDVRLDVPVDNTPAKAPDYSAAQGAITLDGRGLTIKGGTATVPLYGTPTPVDLPRIALGNVDVRINVDKGVGTVEALSAKSDDLELRGGGTVKLAKNLPFSELAMDLKVKAEPEFTKRLGILGSALTILPMDRQEPGFRSARLSGYLSGPRFLPAR is encoded by the coding sequence ATGCCCACCGAAACGAAGACCCCCCGCTGGCAGCTGGCGCTCGCGTACGGCGCCTTCGCCTTCATCGCGCTCCTCCTCTGCCTCGCCCTCACCTTCCCGTACGACACGCTGCGCGCGCGCATCGTCACGGAGGCGGCGGCGGCAGGCTACGCGGTGCGCATCGGCAACCTGCGCCCGGGCCTGCACGGCATCACGGCCACGGACGTGCGGCTGAGCAAGCCCGCGCAGCCGCTGCCCCCCGAGACCCTCGACGCGCTCGTCACGGGCGGCGTGGTGGTCGGGGACCTGGGCGAGGCGCTCGCGATCAAGAGCGTGGCCTTCCGTCCCTCGCTGCTGCCCCTGGGCGTCAGCCTGCACGCGGACGCGCTGGGCGGCACGGTGACGGGGGCCGTGGGCGGCCTGGGCACGCGCGCCGTGCGCCTGCACCTGGAGGACCTGGACACCACGCAGGGCAACCTCAAGGGCTTCAGCGGCCTGGACCTCGAGGGCAAGCTCTCGGGCGACGTGCGCCTGGACGTGCCGGTGGACAACACCCCCGCCAAGGCGCCGGACTACTCGGCCGCGCAGGGCGCCATCACGCTGGACGGGCGCGGCCTCACCATCAAGGGCGGCACCGCCACCGTGCCGCTCTACGGCACGCCCACCCCGGTGGACCTGCCGCGCATCGCGCTGGGCAATGTGGACGTGCGCATCAACGTGGACAAGGGCGTGGGCACCGTGGAGGCCCTGAGTGCGAAGAGCGACGACCTGGAGCTGCGCGGCGGCGGCACCGTGAAGCTCGCGAAGAATCTGCCCTTCAGCGAGCTGGCCATGGACCTCAAGGTGAAGGCCGAGCCGGAGTTCACCAAGCGCCTCGGGATCCTGGGCTCGGCGCTGACCATCCTGCCCATGGACCGTCAGGAGCCCGGCTTCCGCTCGGCACGCCTCTCCGGCTACCTCTCGGGGCCGCGCTTCCTGCCCGCCCGCTAG
- a CDS encoding M50 family metallopeptidase, translating into MRTASGGRLDPVRLGALLLCLAVGWYFWDSPLLAPLKLLVVMMHESGHALATLFMGGQVDRVHVALDESGACLSRVPPGFFRAVAVYSAGYVGSAVAGALLLLATFRFRLRRAVLVAACGWLAAMGLLYAGDPFTLLFCGVMALGLALAARLLPDGAVDALNLFLAAFTALYALFDLRDDLWSAATRDQSDAALLAQLTHVPAVLWAVLWTGLGALLLALAVRACLRGGAERGSLPAAARRPRGRGAV; encoded by the coding sequence ATGCGGACCGCGAGCGGAGGAAGGCTGGACCCGGTGCGGCTGGGCGCGCTGCTGCTCTGCCTCGCGGTGGGCTGGTACTTCTGGGACTCGCCCCTGCTCGCGCCGCTCAAGCTGCTGGTGGTGATGATGCACGAGAGCGGGCACGCGCTGGCCACCCTGTTCATGGGCGGGCAGGTGGACCGGGTGCACGTGGCGCTGGACGAGTCGGGGGCCTGTCTCTCGCGCGTGCCGCCGGGCTTCTTCCGTGCGGTGGCCGTGTACTCGGCGGGCTATGTGGGCAGCGCGGTGGCCGGTGCGCTGCTCCTGCTCGCCACCTTCCGCTTCCGGCTGCGGCGCGCGGTGCTGGTGGCCGCGTGCGGGTGGCTCGCGGCGATGGGCCTCCTGTACGCGGGAGACCCCTTCACCCTGCTCTTCTGCGGCGTGATGGCGCTCGGGCTCGCGCTCGCGGCGCGGCTGCTTCCGGACGGCGCCGTGGACGCGCTCAACCTCTTCCTCGCGGCCTTCACCGCGCTCTACGCGCTCTTCGACCTGCGCGACGACCTGTGGAGCGCCGCGACCCGCGACCAGAGCGACGCGGCCCTGCTCGCGCAGCTCACCCACGTGCCCGCCGTGCTGTGGGCGGTGCTGTGGACGGGGCTCGGCGCGCTGCTGCTCGCGCTCGCCGTGCGCGCGTGCCTGCGGGGCGGCGCCGAGCGCGGCAGCCTGCCGGCTGCCGCGCGCCGTCCCCGCGGGCGGGGCGCCGTCTAG
- a CDS encoding general secretion pathway protein GspK yields MSRPSPAPRRRRRAGRPGERGVALIIAVVAITLLTVVATDFAYNTRVDLQLATNQRDELRAHYLAQSGIGMSRLLLRFQKQLNGMQMPAIPGMPKLNLQIWKMARVDCQMLQGMVQSNEKGALEENAPRTVASSSDEELPEEATTQKRKSFGGFEGCFLSTIQDEETKLNLRRLALATGPDARSTTDQLLTMLTDKHYDFLWEHEDANGTKVTAQDVVIALKDWMDEDETQSALNPDPNGPPFATGFASETSGYDSYEPRYRPKNALFDSLDELYRVHGVNDKLMAAFGDRFTVYPDQSHGLNINSDDTTVLISAILSAVTPQTRPVLLQKPVALQEAINAVKLARQISVLGMDVKTFVSVVGGAVTRYGVTMDPRLTTAQSTSGPLTDKSETFSITSVGEAGSVQKTVHAVVRLDDTLGKLLYWREE; encoded by the coding sequence ATGAGCCGCCCCTCCCCTGCCCCGCGCCGCCGCCGGCGCGCCGGCCGCCCGGGTGAGCGCGGCGTGGCGCTGATCATCGCCGTGGTCGCCATCACCCTGCTCACGGTGGTGGCCACCGACTTCGCCTACAACACGCGCGTGGACCTGCAGCTCGCGACGAACCAGCGCGACGAGCTGCGCGCGCACTACCTCGCCCAGTCGGGCATCGGCATGTCGCGCCTGCTGCTGCGCTTCCAGAAGCAGCTCAACGGGATGCAGATGCCGGCCATCCCCGGCATGCCCAAGCTCAACCTGCAGATCTGGAAGATGGCGCGCGTGGACTGCCAGATGCTGCAGGGCATGGTGCAGAGCAACGAGAAGGGCGCGCTCGAGGAGAACGCGCCGCGCACCGTGGCCTCCAGCTCCGACGAGGAGCTTCCCGAGGAGGCGACGACGCAGAAGCGCAAGTCCTTCGGAGGCTTCGAGGGCTGCTTCCTCTCCACCATCCAGGACGAGGAGACGAAGCTGAACCTGCGTCGCCTCGCCCTGGCGACGGGGCCGGACGCGCGCTCTACGACGGACCAGCTCCTCACCATGCTCACGGACAAGCACTACGACTTCCTCTGGGAGCACGAGGATGCGAACGGGACGAAGGTGACGGCCCAGGACGTGGTCATCGCGCTGAAGGACTGGATGGACGAGGACGAGACGCAGTCGGCGCTCAACCCGGATCCGAATGGTCCTCCCTTCGCCACGGGCTTCGCCAGCGAGACGAGCGGCTACGACAGCTACGAGCCGCGCTACCGGCCCAAGAACGCGCTCTTCGACAGCCTGGACGAGCTGTACCGGGTGCACGGCGTGAACGACAAGCTGATGGCCGCCTTCGGCGACCGCTTCACCGTGTATCCGGACCAGTCACACGGCCTGAACATCAACTCGGACGACACGACGGTGCTCATCTCCGCCATCCTCTCCGCCGTCACCCCGCAGACCCGGCCGGTGCTCCTGCAGAAGCCGGTGGCGCTGCAGGAGGCAATCAACGCCGTGAAGCTCGCGCGGCAGATCAGCGTGCTGGGCATGGACGTGAAGACCTTCGTCAGCGTCGTGGGTGGGGCCGTCACGCGCTACGGCGTAACAATGGACCCGCGTCTCACCACCGCCCAGAGTACGAGCGGCCCGCTGACCGACAAGAGCGAAACCTTCAGCATCACCTCCGTGGGTGAGGCAGGCTCCGTGCAGAAGACCGTGCACGCGGTCGTGCGGCTCGACGACACGCTCGGCAAGCTCCTTTACTGGAGAGAGGAATAG
- a CDS encoding sigma 54-interacting transcriptional regulator, producing MSELVFFRRGEEVLRFALDGTRVVLGRGERSDVVIPDPEVSRQQVALSFDGTAFRLEDLSGKGTRVGGHSVREAPLTDGADIQLGQWRAVFRLRGGSEGEAATAVGEGHTELQAREQPRWQPAQVRVRQAGGEAVHRLSGESFTVGKDAGNDLVLQDRFISGRHLKVTRNDAVFHVVDQQSTNGTFLGPVRIFDVEVPLPTTLRVGETELVLEAALPASAAAAKKDSAFHGILGQDASMRQLTELIQRVAPSSAAVAILGESGTGKELVARALHACSGRAGAPLIPVNCAAISKELIESELFGHEKGSFTGATNARKGAFEEADGGTLFLDEIGELPLDLQAKLLRALESGEIKRVGASRPMNVDVRVVAATNRDLLAAAREGKFREDLYYRLCVIPLHLPPLRNRRGDVLALAEHFVRTFAPKGQSVRLTPAAAERLQAHAWPGNVRELRNVVHRALLLRKGTLIEATDLTFDQEMNPETGISVPEMPPGMTLEQMLEKLERQIVEQTLRRCGNNRERVARELGVARSTLFKRLKDWGLTRQDEAE from the coding sequence ATGTCCGAGTTGGTGTTCTTTCGTCGCGGCGAAGAGGTGTTGCGCTTTGCGCTGGACGGCACGCGGGTGGTGCTGGGGCGCGGCGAGCGCAGCGACGTCGTCATCCCGGACCCGGAGGTGAGCCGGCAGCAGGTGGCCCTCTCCTTCGACGGCACGGCCTTCCGGCTCGAGGACCTCTCCGGCAAGGGCACGCGGGTGGGCGGTCACAGCGTGCGCGAGGCGCCGCTGACGGACGGGGCGGACATCCAGCTCGGGCAGTGGCGCGCGGTGTTCCGGCTGCGCGGCGGGAGCGAGGGCGAGGCGGCCACCGCCGTGGGCGAGGGCCACACCGAGCTGCAGGCGCGCGAGCAGCCGCGCTGGCAGCCCGCGCAGGTGCGGGTGCGCCAGGCGGGGGGCGAGGCGGTGCACCGGCTCAGCGGCGAGAGCTTCACCGTAGGCAAGGACGCGGGCAACGACCTGGTGCTCCAGGACCGCTTCATCTCCGGGCGCCACCTCAAGGTGACCCGCAACGACGCGGTCTTCCACGTGGTGGACCAGCAGTCCACCAACGGCACCTTCCTGGGCCCGGTGCGCATCTTCGACGTGGAGGTGCCCCTGCCCACCACGCTGCGGGTGGGCGAGACCGAGCTGGTGCTCGAGGCCGCGCTGCCGGCCTCGGCCGCCGCCGCGAAGAAGGACTCGGCCTTCCACGGCATCCTCGGCCAGGACGCGAGCATGCGGCAGCTCACCGAGCTCATCCAGCGCGTGGCCCCCTCCAGCGCGGCGGTGGCCATCCTGGGCGAGAGCGGCACCGGCAAGGAGCTGGTGGCGCGCGCGCTGCACGCCTGCTCGGGGCGCGCGGGCGCGCCGCTCATCCCGGTGAACTGCGCGGCCATCTCGAAGGAGCTCATCGAGAGCGAGCTGTTCGGCCACGAGAAGGGCTCCTTCACCGGCGCCACCAACGCGCGCAAGGGCGCCTTCGAGGAGGCGGATGGCGGCACCCTCTTCCTGGACGAGATCGGCGAGCTGCCGTTGGACCTGCAGGCGAAGCTGCTGCGCGCGCTGGAGAGCGGGGAGATCAAGCGCGTGGGCGCGAGCCGCCCGATGAACGTGGACGTGCGGGTGGTGGCGGCCACCAACCGCGACCTGCTCGCCGCGGCGCGCGAGGGCAAGTTCCGCGAGGACCTCTACTACCGCCTCTGCGTCATCCCGCTGCACCTGCCGCCCCTGCGCAACCGCCGCGGCGACGTGCTCGCGCTCGCCGAGCACTTCGTGCGCACCTTCGCGCCCAAGGGGCAGAGCGTGCGCCTCACCCCCGCGGCCGCCGAGCGGCTGCAGGCCCACGCCTGGCCCGGCAACGTGCGCGAGCTGCGCAACGTGGTGCACCGCGCGCTGCTGCTGCGCAAGGGGACGCTCATCGAGGCCACGGATCTCACCTTCGATCAGGAGATGAACCCCGAGACCGGTATCAGCGTTCCGGAAATGCCGCCGGGCATGACCCTGGAGCAGATGCTCGAGAAGCTGGAGCGGCAGATCGTGGAGCAGACCCTGCGCCGCTGCGGCAACAACCGCGAGCGCGTGGCGCGCGAGCTGGGCGTCGCGCGCTCCACCCTGTTCAAGCGGCTCAAGGACTGGGGCCTCACCCGCCAGGACGAGGCCGAGTAG
- a CDS encoding type II secretion system protein GspJ has translation MSAPALRRRARGFTLMEVMIAVAITAMMGGIIAMAFQTGFTAKESVEADAEHYRMLRGAMNRMAREIGNAYVSDRYDHKRYRDQNDRPTNFIGERDHLLFTSFSNQRLYTDAKESDQAVLEYSVKTSSERDARGRQDLMRRANANVEDRMDRGGSEEVLFEGVKSIEFAYWDSQRKEWDDEWDTRRPERQNLLPTRVRITLVANDENGKETRYTTQTRLMLNTTLEAYR, from the coding sequence ATGAGCGCCCCGGCCCTGCGGCGCCGCGCGCGCGGCTTCACGCTGATGGAGGTCATGATCGCGGTGGCCATCACCGCGATGATGGGCGGCATCATCGCCATGGCCTTCCAGACGGGCTTCACGGCGAAGGAGTCCGTGGAGGCCGACGCGGAGCACTACCGGATGCTGCGGGGAGCCATGAACCGCATGGCGCGCGAGATCGGCAACGCGTACGTGAGCGACCGCTACGACCACAAGCGCTACCGCGACCAGAACGACCGCCCCACCAACTTCATCGGCGAGCGCGATCACCTGCTCTTCACCTCCTTCTCCAACCAGCGCCTCTACACGGACGCGAAGGAGAGCGACCAGGCGGTGCTCGAGTACTCGGTGAAGACCAGCTCCGAGCGCGACGCGCGCGGCCGGCAGGACCTGATGCGCCGGGCGAACGCCAACGTGGAGGACCGCATGGACCGCGGCGGCAGCGAGGAGGTGCTCTTCGAGGGCGTGAAGAGCATCGAGTTCGCCTACTGGGACAGCCAGCGCAAGGAGTGGGACGACGAGTGGGACACCCGCCGCCCCGAGCGCCAGAACCTGCTGCCCACGCGCGTGCGCATCACGCTGGTGGCCAACGACGAGAACGGCAAGGAGACGCGCTACACGACGCAGACCCGGCTGATGCTCAACACCACCCTCGAGGCGTACCGATGA